The Tenacibaculum jejuense genome includes a window with the following:
- a CDS encoding DUF6095 family protein has protein sequence MTNKSYEKPIKKFLILLSLLVISPVILSLAFRAQRAFTEMPKIIIAYVLLILGILLILYTVYFGFKTFKSLLDTLFED, from the coding sequence ATGACTAATAAATCTTATGAAAAACCGATAAAAAAATTCCTAATTTTATTATCACTTTTAGTGATTTCTCCTGTTATTTTAAGTCTAGCTTTTCGAGCTCAACGAGCTTTTACAGAAATGCCTAAAATAATTATAGCTTACGTTTTATTAATTTTAGGTATTTTGCTAATATTATACACAGTTTATTTTGGATTTAAAACATTCAAATCTTTATTAGATACTTTATTTGAAGATTAA
- a CDS encoding ATP-grasp domain-containing protein has protein sequence MTKTKFEKIRNWEHWPSSMFYVPNLPYAFYLAIRAKHPAFFSAANPAIKSSGNGTESKFHTIQLVPEKYRPKSVLVKPNTNFNTVLKELNSKNITFPLIAKPDIGFRGLLVEKINSESDLEKYLINYPIDIIIQEFLTHENECGVFYHRKPNEEKGHISSITLKKFLTVIGDGKSTLRELILKDERAIIYLDLLEKIHTGNLNNIPDYNQKIKLTVIGNHSKGTQFINGNHLISTQLENTFDSLSKSINGWYYGRVDLKYNSFESLENGSDFKVLEINGIIAEPTHIYDSKKFSYFQALKAIRTHWKSLFQIATVNHKTNKIPYKSAKKFITEMYELKSYISSIKKLQ, from the coding sequence ATGACGAAAACTAAATTTGAAAAAATAAGAAATTGGGAACATTGGCCTTCTTCAATGTTCTATGTCCCAAACCTTCCTTATGCTTTTTATTTAGCCATAAGAGCAAAGCACCCTGCTTTCTTTAGTGCTGCTAACCCTGCTATAAAAAGTTCAGGTAATGGAACAGAAAGTAAATTTCATACCATTCAATTAGTTCCTGAAAAATATCGTCCAAAATCAGTTCTTGTAAAACCAAACACAAACTTCAACACAGTTTTAAAAGAATTAAATTCTAAAAACATTACTTTCCCCTTAATAGCTAAACCAGATATTGGTTTTAGAGGCTTATTAGTTGAAAAGATAAATTCTGAAAGTGATCTAGAAAAGTATTTAATTAATTATCCAATAGACATTATCATACAAGAGTTTTTAACTCATGAAAATGAATGTGGTGTATTTTATCACAGGAAACCAAACGAAGAAAAAGGTCACATTAGTTCTATCACACTAAAAAAGTTTTTAACAGTTATTGGTGATGGTAAATCTACATTAAGAGAACTCATTCTTAAAGATGAAAGAGCTATAATTTATCTTGATTTACTGGAAAAAATTCACACTGGTAATCTCAATAACATTCCAGATTATAATCAAAAAATAAAACTTACAGTCATTGGAAATCATTCCAAAGGAACACAATTTATAAATGGAAATCATTTAATATCAACACAATTAGAAAATACTTTTGATAGCTTAAGTAAATCAATTAATGGTTGGTATTACGGAAGAGTAGATCTGAAATATAATTCTTTTGAAAGCTTAGAAAACGGTTCTGATTTTAAAGTTTTAGAAATTAACGGAATTATTGCTGAACCAACTCACATTTATGATTCCAAAAAATTTTCTTATTTTCAAGCTTTAAAAGCTATTAGAACACACTGGAAATCTTTATTCCAAATAGCTACTGTTAATCACAAAACCAATAAAATCCCCTACAAAAGTGCAAAAAAATTTATTACAGAAATGTACGAACTAAAAAGTTACATTTCATCGATTAAAAAACTCCAATAG
- the murQ gene encoding N-acetylmuramic acid 6-phosphate etherase — MNFIKTTEQESNYNDLDKMDLNELLVNINNEDKTVPNAVEKAIPQIKQLVEVVVNKLKNGGRLFYLGAGTSGRLGVVDASECPPTFGVSHDLVIGLIAGGDTAIRKAVEFAEDSTEQGWLDLVNHKISEKDVVVGIAASGTTPYVVNALKKCNASHIATGCITCNEESPLALTAKFPITVIVGPEFVTGSSRMKAGTAQKLVLNMISTTSMIQLGKVKGNKMVDMQLSNKKLVERGQKMLVSELNIDQDTAKVLLEKYGNVREAILKFKAND; from the coding sequence AGTCTAACTATAACGATCTTGATAAAATGGATCTTAACGAGTTATTGGTTAATATTAACAATGAAGATAAAACTGTACCAAATGCTGTGGAAAAAGCTATTCCACAGATAAAACAGTTAGTAGAAGTAGTCGTTAATAAACTAAAAAATGGTGGTCGTTTATTTTATCTTGGTGCAGGTACAAGTGGTAGATTAGGAGTTGTAGACGCCTCTGAATGTCCTCCTACTTTTGGTGTTTCTCATGATCTTGTTATTGGTTTAATTGCAGGTGGTGATACTGCAATTCGAAAAGCTGTAGAATTTGCAGAAGACTCTACTGAACAAGGATGGTTAGATCTTGTGAATCATAAAATTTCAGAAAAAGACGTTGTTGTCGGTATAGCAGCCTCAGGTACTACTCCATATGTTGTTAATGCCTTAAAAAAATGCAACGCCAGTCATATAGCAACAGGATGTATCACTTGTAATGAAGAAAGTCCTTTAGCCTTAACTGCCAAATTCCCAATTACAGTAATTGTAGGCCCAGAATTTGTTACAGGAAGTTCACGTATGAAAGCTGGTACAGCACAAAAATTAGTTTTAAATATGATTTCTACGACTTCTATGATACAACTTGGTAAAGTAAAAGGAAACAAAATGGTTGACATGCAATTATCAAACAAAAAGTTAGTAGAACGAGGACAAAAAATGTTAGTTTCAGAACTAAATATAGACCAAGATACTGCGAAAGTATTATTAGAAAAATACGGAAATGTTAGAGAAGCAATACTTAAATTTAAAGCAAATGACTAA